A stretch of Colletotrichum lupini chromosome 2, complete sequence DNA encodes these proteins:
- a CDS encoding pectate lyase A: MYIRNNLLVLALCLSTLGLASPTTSSKSGSKTSHKGSGGSSKGSKAHSSVPAHAPKGTPAPGSGSGSAASGGGGGSAAGNGTTSGGANTELQTTFPTAKGSQNIATVKTIAAGQSFDGGMVMWDRSPSTCKGQTEGGNKDAVFILEEGATISNVIIGPNNGEGIHCLGSCTINNVWFQKVCEDAITFRQTSGTSYVNGGGAQDAADKVLQHDGGGTVAVKNYFCKNCSKMYRSCGNCKTQVARHSTFDNIRLDGGKVLSGVNGNLGDVSD; the protein is encoded by the exons ATGTACATCCGAAACAACCTCCTTGTCTTGGCCCTCTGCCTCTCTACCCTCGGTCTGGCCTCGCCCACCACCAGCTCAAAGAGCGGTTCCAAGACGTCGCACAAGGGGAGCGGTGGTTCCTCCAAGGGCTCGAAAGCGCACTCTAGCGTCCCGGCTCATGCGCCAAAGGGCACTCCGGCGCCAGGTTCCGGATCCGGATCCGCAGCCagtggcggcggtggtggttcCGCAGCAGGCAACGGAACGACCTCCGGCGGCGCCAACACGGAGCTGCAGACGACGTTCCCAACGGCCAAGGGGTCGCAGAATATTGCAACCGTCAAGACCATTGCTGCGGGCCAGTCGTTTGACGGCGGGATGGTGATGTGGGATCGGAGTCCGAGTACCTGCAAGGGCCAGACTGAGGGCGGGAACAAGGACGCGGTGTTTATCCTCGAGGAAGGGGCTACGATTAGCAATGTGATTATTGGGCCTAATAATGGTGAGGGGATTCATTGTTTGGGGAGTTGTACCATCAACAACGT CTGGTTCCAAAAAGTCTGCGAAGACGCCATCACGTTCCGCCAGACCTCGGGTACATCCTACGtcaacggcggcggcgcccaAGACGCGGCCGACAAGGTCCTCCAGCACGACGGCGGCGGGACCGTCGCCGTGAAGAACTACTTTTGCAAGAACTGCAGCAAAATGTACCGCAGCTGCGGGAACTGCAAGACGCAGGTGGCGCGGCACTCGACCTTTGACAATATCCGGCTCGACGGCGGGAAAGTGCTCAGCGGTGTCAACGGGAACTTGGGGGatgtgtcggattag